A region from the Mya arenaria isolate MELC-2E11 chromosome 2, ASM2691426v1 genome encodes:
- the LOC128209101 gene encoding mitochondrial import receptor subunit TOM22 homolog isoform X1, whose amino-acid sequence MANLPAIMHDEDEEEFIDETLAERLSGLAEMFPEPVRRSCGSASQFTWSSVKVCFSYGRTAVWTLSSIFAIMFLPVLFERERASMQELQLQQQRQILLGPNAAMSGQNMMGGGMAPGPGMMPPPPGPQ is encoded by the exons ATGGCAAATCTTCCGGCAATAATGCATGATGAAGATGAAGAG GAATTCATTGACGAGACCTTAGCGGAGAGGTTAAGCGGTCTTGCAGAGATGTTCCCTGAGCCGGTTAGGAGGTCTTGTGGTTCGGCTTCCCAGTTCACGTGGAGCTCCGTCAAGGTGTGCTTCAGTTATGGTCGGACAGCTGTGTGGACTCTTTCATCCATATTTGCCATTATGTTCCTGCCAGTTCTTTTTGAACGGGAAAGAGCATCAATGCAAGAGTTACAGTTACAACAACAAAGACAG ATCCTGCTAGGTCCCAATGCAGCAATGTCTGGCCAGAATATGATGGGAGGGGGGATGGCCCCAGGACCAGGGATGATGCCCCCACCCCCTGGGCCCCAGTGA
- the LOC128209101 gene encoding mitochondrial import receptor subunit TOM22 homolog isoform X2 — MHDEDEEEFIDETLAERLSGLAEMFPEPVRRSCGSASQFTWSSVKVCFSYGRTAVWTLSSIFAIMFLPVLFERERASMQELQLQQQRQILLGPNAAMSGQNMMGGGMAPGPGMMPPPPGPQ; from the exons ATGCATGATGAAGATGAAGAG GAATTCATTGACGAGACCTTAGCGGAGAGGTTAAGCGGTCTTGCAGAGATGTTCCCTGAGCCGGTTAGGAGGTCTTGTGGTTCGGCTTCCCAGTTCACGTGGAGCTCCGTCAAGGTGTGCTTCAGTTATGGTCGGACAGCTGTGTGGACTCTTTCATCCATATTTGCCATTATGTTCCTGCCAGTTCTTTTTGAACGGGAAAGAGCATCAATGCAAGAGTTACAGTTACAACAACAAAGACAG ATCCTGCTAGGTCCCAATGCAGCAATGTCTGGCCAGAATATGATGGGAGGGGGGATGGCCCCAGGACCAGGGATGATGCCCCCACCCCCTGGGCCCCAGTGA